DNA from Mustela lutreola isolate mMusLut2 chromosome 6, mMusLut2.pri, whole genome shotgun sequence:
ATGGACTAAAACCCCTTGCCCCTGTGGGTTCTTTTGGCCCTTGCAGCCTGGCCGGCGTCTCCAGGAGTGTGACTCTGGTGATCGCATACATCATGACCGTCACCGACTTTGGCTGGGAGGATGCCCTGCACACTGTGCGTGCAGTGAGATCCTGTGCCAACCCCAACCTGGGCTTCCAGAGACAGCTCCAGGAGTTCGAGAAGCATGAAGTCCACCAGGTAACCATGCTCAGGGGACTTCGGTGATGTGAGCAGCATCCTCTGGAAAGATGCCTCAGTCTTTCTGCACACACCTAGGATCATGGAGGTTGGAGTTTGAAAGGCCCAGAGAGGACAAGAGTGCCCCACTGCACCCCAATTAAAGTCATCACTGGCCCCTTGTTCACCAGCTGCAGCTGTGGGATGTTGTCTTTTACCATCTTCAGACCCCATATTTAACgtctgtttatttctctttgggCGAAGTGCCATTTTCTTGGTTTGGCTTGCTTTCGTGTCCGCAGACTAAAACCTAGAAGAAGCAGTTATTTCTCTGGCTTGACACTGGCTGGCCAACCACAGACCTATGATTGCCCAATACCCATTTATTCCTTGTTTACATGTGACAAAATCTGTACCATTAAGTAACAGGTATAATCTGTGTAGATgcaggggggtgtgtgtgtgacattttggTTATGTTTTCAACTTCTCCAGTATCGGCAATGGCTGAAGGAAGAATATGGAGAGAGCCCTTTGCGGGATGCAGAAGAAGCCAAAAACATTCTGGGTAAATATAAAGAGCAAGGGCGTGTGGAGTCCCAGCCTGGTACAAGGCGGTGGAGCAGCTTTCAGACCCTGCCTCCTTTGGGCTACAGCAACTATACGACGGAGACCTAGTAACTGAGTGACCTGGTGCCTACCTTTCCATCCCTTGTCTTCAGTGCATTTCTGCTGGGTGCCCTGGTGTGCTGGCTGCCCCCATGGAGGACAGGAAAGGGAGGGTGGCAAAGGTGGATCCAGGTTTCCTCTCCATGAATCCaccagccctgccccaggcctCTTCATCCTGCCTACTCCTGCCCTGCCTGAgtttggagagtctgcttgactGCCCCGCACCATCTCATGCATGCGCCTGTGTGCAGGCAATTGAGCGTGTGTGCCCATGCGGGTGGACATGTGAACTCCAAATGTTCATATTGCTGGAACAGTCACAGAATCCATGCTGCCAGGCTTGGTGTCACCACCTTTC
Protein-coding regions in this window:
- the DUSP22 gene encoding dual specificity protein phosphatase 22 isoform X1, producing MGNGMNKILPGLYIGNFKDARDAEQLSKNKVTHILSVHDSARPLLEGVKYLCIPAADSPSQNLTRHFKESIKFIHECRLRGEGCLVHCLAGVSRSVTLVIAYIMTVTDFGWEDALHTVRAVRSCANPNLGFQRQLQEFEKHEVHQYRQWLKEEYGESPLRDAEEAKNILGKYKEQGRVESQPGTRRWSSFQTLPPLGYSNYTTET
- the DUSP22 gene encoding dual specificity protein phosphatase 22 isoform X2, with protein sequence MILPGLYIGNFKDARDAEQLSKNKVTHILSVHDSARPLLEGVKYLCIPAADSPSQNLTRHFKESIKFIHECRLRGEGCLVHCLAGVSRSVTLVIAYIMTVTDFGWEDALHTVRAVRSCANPNLGFQRQLQEFEKHEVHQYRQWLKEEYGESPLRDAEEAKNILGKYKEQGRVESQPGTRRWSSFQTLPPLGYSNYTTET
- the DUSP22 gene encoding dual specificity protein phosphatase 22 isoform X7 encodes the protein MIVPGLCWRTRHFKESIKFIHECRLRGEGCLVHCLAGVSRSVTLVIAYIMTVTDFGWEDALHTVRAVRSCANPNLGFQRQLQEFEKHEVHQYRQWLKEEYGESPLRDAEEAKNILGKYKEQGRVESQPGTRRWSSFQTLPPLGYSNYTTET
- the DUSP22 gene encoding dual specificity protein phosphatase 22 isoform X8: MTVTDFGWEDALHTVRAVRSCANPNLGFQRQLQEFEKHEVHQYRQWLKEEYGESPLRDAEEAKNILGKYKEQGRVESQPGTRRWSSFQTLPPLGYSNYTTET